TATTAGAGGTGGAAGGAGACAGGTTTTTAAGTTtaagacgagactcgagacactgtcttgtaaaaattcgagacacgagacagtaaaataatgagcatttggtgatgatttcactacacaaggactAGCGCACTTAATGTATGAAATTGATTAACCTCTTTTCAAATTGAATTTTCTcttggtgtaaacgatttaaatacagcattttaatagcaatatgcatgtattttttgtaaacaagtgACACAAACCGCTTTAAAatagcaaagttatatatttctaagaattcTGAGCTTGATTgagaataattattataaacatcttGATTTGTAAATGTATTGTGGTCTGAATAAAGCTCAAATAAAACTGATTGTGGTCTTACAGTAGTAAGGTAGTAGTTGGACTAGTTGTTAGTAGTAATATCCTTGAGAAAATGAACTGCAGATTGCTAGTTTTAGTTCTTATTCATGTAGTTGAACTCCCTAAAAATGTGAAataggtatgtatgtacattacactattttatattttggttAATAACTCTTTTTCCTTTGATAAATCAATCtcagccatgttttaacagccgtgcacaggcgctttagttctatttcctgcctcaagtttggcaatagttagcTTGAGACAAGATCGATCCgggacgagacaggtcgatactcgagatgtCTCGTGtgtcgttccacctctaatctGTATGACGTGAAAACTTGGTGTGAAGTCTGTAATGCCTGCCTCCATCAGACATGGCTGATACAGTACTTGTAAATTGCTGTACACAATACATGCCTGCCTCCATCAGACATGGCTGATACCGTACTTGTAGATTGCTGTACACAATACATGCCTGCCTCCATCAGACATGGCTGATACAGTACTTTTAGATTGCTGTACACAATACATGCCTGCCTCCATCAGACATGGCtgatacagtaggcctacttgtaGATTGCTGTACACAATACATGCCTGCCTCCATCAGACATATGGCTGATACAGTACTTTTAGATTGCTGTACACAATACATGCCTGCCTCCATCAGACATGGCtgatacagtaggcctacttgtaGATTGCTGTACACAATATTGTGGCTTTAATgctaataattacatgtatcgCTACACTTTTACAATGTCACAGTGTAGTGTGTGAGGCAGGAAAATTTTAGTGAGGCTATTATTTGCACAATCATTATTCAGCATCCTGCATATATTCTCATCACATCTCGACGCTATCAGCCTTGTTATTTAGTACAGCTTCACTGAGTAAGGTCAACAAGATACTAGAGGAAGTTTTCCCGTTCTCAGTATAACATTTACCTGTCAGTTTGTTTACCTACTCCGTATTTGAATGAGCTTATCGCCAAGATGGCTAACTATGTCAGTGACCTACAAATATCTATCGATTTGCCTAGGGTCACACATGGAGTGGCTGGATACTATTGTACTATTGTTACTTGACACTTTATTGTCTCTACTTCCTGTCAGAGCTTGGGCAATATTCTGATGAATGACTATTGCACGGTGTCAACTTGTTTACAGGAGCTATAGTTTTTCATTATATggaaagcatatatatatatatctcttcATTCAGCATTTTATACATTGGTCCCATTGAATAAAAAGGTATTTGACTAGAACACAACTGATATTGACCAACAAAGCTTTTATTTCATTGAGAATCGTCGCTTAATGGCATTTAATTCAGGGCGAGTAGGTCATATTTGTTTTTTGCATCGTTTGTTTTTGTTTCTCTGCCTCACACAGAGCTATGGCAGTTCTTGAACCACTCAAGGTTACCATTGAAGAACCAGTCGATGGGCTCCCGCTTAGTCTCAGCGTGCCCAACTTTCCTGCTGATGAAGCCAGAGGATCTCATAACGTCAATTTCTCATACACCTTTTATATCGAACGCTCCGACTTTCAAGAGGTATTCCTTCATACCAGCATTGTTGATTCGTAGAAAGTTCAAATTAGGTTTTTCAATCGAACTAAAGTGTTCCTTGCTGTAGCCGGTCCCTACAATGCATGCAGAGCTCAATGATGAAGTTGAACAAATAATCTGCAGATATGACAACAATTGTAAACAGAACCTCTAACATGATCATAACAGATTCTTAGCATTTCAGTTGAGACCCTGATCcccatatatagtatataagcTCAAAGGAGTCCAAAATTGGCtaaagaacatatttttatattgtttcttGGTGGAGCAGCACGCTGTTTTATAAAACTCTGTATTCGATACGCTTAGTCAAAACATCACAGCCCGGTATTTAAAAGTTGCTTCCTTTTATAATAATCAACAAGGTTATGACAACTTCAATGTGTAAGCTAATAATGCAATATGCTAATATTTACAGACAGCTGATAAAAACTACAAAAGGTTAACTCTAGCTCAGCCTGTTGGAATCAAATATGTCGGTGCCATCGTCACGGTTAAAGATGTAATAAAGGTAAGGCATGTCGAGGCTATTTAAGGATGAAACTGGAGGTTTGTGACTGTTGTTGACTATTATCTCAATAATGCGCTTCTTTTACACAGGATCCGACTGGAAAAATTACTGAGTTGATAGTTCGCGCTGAGCTTGCAGCAAACTCGTCTGTCAAACCCAAGGCGTACATACACTGGGTGGCCAAACCACTGATGTGTGAAGTGCGCCTTTATGAGAAACTTTTCTTCCACAAAAATCCAGAAGATGCAAGTGAGGTACCTGGAGGATTTCTCTCTGATGTCAACAAGGTATTGAAAGATTGAGCGGTCTGTGCAGTTGCATCAAAGTTCCTACTGGGTAAACATAGCTTTGGAGTGAATACATGTATGAGGCTGTTACTACTGCTGCGTATAGATCATTATGATcatttctttttatataaattctgcctaaaaagattaagttttaatCATTTATCCAATTACTGTATCTCTACCAAACAATACAGGCAGACAAGTCTGTTTAATCTTGACAACTTAATATATCTTTTTCTTAAAGGCTGTATTTCTGAAATATAAAAGACAAGCCTTTTGAGTcttgataatttttatatttaacattcAATAGGCAGGCAAGGCAAGTGCTTGTTGAGTCTGAACTCGTTGACAACCAGAAATGTTTTTACCAGATTTGTTATTCTCATCTGTGATTAACAAAGATTTTTTGGAGAGGATTCTGgagaaaattttcttttttgaagTCTTTCTTTTTAACTGTTAAATAGCAATAATTATTCTGGTACCAAAAAGGTTGGATAGGATAGAACATTTTCTATTAAAGTAAGGTAGCAGAGTTAATCAAACAGTGACACGTCATCATCTGCTTGTCAAATTCTTGATGGAAGATTTCCAGTTTGATGAAGTAAAAGACATTGGCCCATTCCATGTCCACAATATTCACTAGTCATACCTTTACACTTATTATTCATGAAGCCATGCAAAAAATATTATGCATAAAGCATGAACATGTCAAAAAATGGGATCTCCCTTGATTTCCTTCATGGCCCTAATCGTAACCATAGTATAAAGGCGTATCAATTAAGGTAAAAATCTACTGATCACCAACATGTTTTCCTACTGGCGGTACTTCTGACAACTAATGTATGATATTAGTATTTCATTACTGGTCATTTTCGCAGGATAATGCTTTCTATGAAATACTTTGCAGGATTCTCTAAAAGTCCTGGATAACGCCATGGTAGACAGTTCAGTCTTGGGTGCTAAACCTTTTACTTGCTTCCAGTTTGAGAGAAATGGTTACTTCAGTGTCGACTCAGACAGCTCAACGGAGAAGGTATGCATGGCCCCTGTAGAAATTTTCATCTGTTcgtttttcattttcattggGTTAATAGCGTTGCTCAGTTGCTGATCCAATTGATAACAATTGGGAAAAGTGTTATATTTATGTGTCATTATTTGAGTTCAAGATACAACTCATGAACCCAAATTATTTGGGTTCACGGGTTGACAACTCCTTCTAATTACCATAGATAGATCCATATTTCCACTAGGTTCAAGGTCTTGTTGGGCATTGCTCGTGTGAAACAATCTGTGAGCATCATTTTGCAAAGCTGTCTTATGTGAAATTACTGAATTTCATGTCATTTGAATTAGTTTTTTGTAACTGGCTAAAATGTACACAAATATTTGGCAATGACTCAAAAACAACCAGGGTGTTGACTAGTCATTTGTTGTTTATAGAGAGTTGGACCCTTTTGTTTACAAATTGCTAATCTAAGCTCCAAAATGCTTCAACCCATGTATTTCCTGTATACAGATCTTTTACTCACAGTATGCCCAAAACATTTCAATGGTACATTCACCAAGGCACTGATCATGTTTTAGCGAAACTAGCGCGTGATTTGATTTTTGAATAACAAGTTCCACCTACACATTGCTAGAATAGTGATCCTTTATTGATGTCTACAAAGTCTTCGAAAAtgcataattattaaaaattattaaccgATATACAAGTGAGGGTAGTATTTTATCTGCTTTGGCAATGATTTAGCTGGATTCCATACAATAATAGAGAAATTCAGCTAACTTTGGCGTGGCTGTTCTGTATGTAGGATTCGAACGCCAACAATTCTATGGTCGGCTGctctaaataataataataatgcacaATTCTTTCCTTACATTATACAATAAGACAGTTACAAGAAAACTGACGCTTCAAGGTGACCTGAAATTTGTTAGTTGAATACACAAGACTACTTAATAACATGCTGTCAATTAGCTGCTCGTATAGTAATATCGACGTTTCAAACATAATTTGAATTACAAGAAAAGCTATAATTGTTACGTATCAAACATAATAGATATATAACACAATAGTTGTTTTTGATCTGAAACAACTATTCTGTTATATTTGTTGCCTTGGTATGTCAAAGCATTTTTTGTAACTTTAAGATCTATCCTAAAACAGCCTATTCGCGGCCAAGGCTGCTCATGCTCTCATTAGACTGACCACTGACTAGTTGTAAAGTAGCATAACTCTAGaatacatattttttaataagatCTACACGTAAATATTGACCGATGAAACATAAACACAGCCCAAATTTCTTTTGCAGCCGTGCATTTCAGTTATTTGAGTGTCCAAGAGAAACTATTAAGGTCTACACAACTTTTTGCTATCCCTGAGGTTGACGCCTCATGAATTTACGATAGAAGTTACCTCTATGATCTATCTAAACATCTTTTCTGTAGTTTATCAATTGTACATGTCTATTAGTGTTATGAACCATGCATCCAGTCTTGCATAGGTACACTCTCagtattattagcattatgcaGTTTTACAAGCTGGTGTTTTGTTCACGGtgagatttatatttttacatttgtagaTGGTTTTCAATCGAACAGTCACGTTAAAAGAAGACAAGAGCAAGTGACAGTCTGCAAGACTGTCTAGTTTAGATTGATAGCCTGTAGCCATTGTCGGACTACTGGCAGCAACATCATGTCTGTTGTAGGTTAGATTCTTGGAATATAATGAATTGGCTGACTTGAATGTCCTATTAAAACTGATCAGTGCCCTGCCCTTGagtaaaatataacaatagTTCATTGCACGCTGCAGAGTCACACATTGATCTAAATAGTACAAAGAAATATTAACTATCAATATCAGATCATCGCAAAAAGCAAAAATCATTCGTAATTATGTAGCTTTTAGACAATTGTTCTCCATTTCATCCTGGTGCAGGTAAACAAGTTATGACACTGACAAAAATCTTTGACTAACTGTAAGAGTAGGGAGATTCGTATAATAAATGGGAGGCTCCTACACGCTCAATATTACGAACCAGGTACAGACAAAGCTCTGAAATTAATATTCTTGTATAACTCATTGTGTAGTTGGTTGAGCTCCTCATCACCACGAGATCTCTTGTAGAGCAGCAGATTAGAAAGTCGGCTCTGGTTGGTTACTCCATAGAGAAATGAGTACATTGTATCAGGACTAGCTGCTTTGTAGATGGTTGGCAAAGACATATCTGTGATGCCCTCTGAGAGGACTATATGAGAGATGTTCACAAGGAACCGCAGCCAGCGAAGGGCATCATCTGCTTCAATAAGTTGAAAGGAGCATTCCGGCCTCTAGAAAAAGAAAACTTTAACATATAAATTGGCAGATAAATAAACATTCCAGAGAACCATTACTAGCAATTAAATTAAGTAATCCATTCATGGGCTTAATATATTTGAACATGTGAAAAGAAAATGAGTCAATTACAACAAAAAAGCTCTACGACACAATTCTACAGGTAATAACAACATACTGTGTGACTAGTGGTAATTTGTATCTACTATGTGACTGTCACAACAAATTCCTATATACTATGCAACTACTAATGGTAATCAGTATTGAGAAACAGAAATCATCCAGTTTATTCATACAGTGAATGGGCAGAAGTAGCATTATAGTTACAATAAGAAAAGATTCCCGCAAAGGTACAGTATACAGTTCACATCTGCATGATACATCTTAGGATATTACCTCCGATCTAACTATTGTGTACATATAGTAAGGTGAAAAATATTTCCACAAACATTTTAAAGATGAGAGGTGGATTCAATAGCATCCATCCACCTTAGTCAGCACAATAATTGTTAAGTTATTTACGTTGTTTGAAATGGTGTGGCAGAGCTGTGACTAATTCGCTtcaacatttaaaattaaatcaGCTATGAGCTGATTTGACTGAAATCAAATTATCTGTTCATGTCAaataatatgtaacaaaaaaaaTCAGCCACCTAGCGTGCAAAATACAAGATGATATCGCTATATGATGACTTGGAAACATCTGATAACTTCTTGATTACAGAAAGAAACCTTTAAGAAACAAGTTGGATGTTCAGCAAGTTCgataaaatctttactataatatgagccgTGTCTACCCATCTGTCCGAAGCTGCGGTTGAAAAGTGGGAATAAGATTGCATTGCACTAGAGTCAAACCCAACCTAGCTAGCTGCAttctggaataattgtgcatatacttaTTTTCTGCGCTTTATTGCACACCTGACATCTTTCACGACACTTCGGACTGTCAGGGTATTAGTATTCATGCAGCTGGAAAAATGGCTAAATACGCGAAAGTGAAGGATAGCAAGCAtctaaatttaatgttttaacaTGCCTAAGGTTACTGTCCGCCATTTTGTAATTGGAATTTCTCAAGCCTTGCATCGGTCTATTGTTTGAACCTATCAACATTTATCATTACGCTGAGCCTTACCATTTTATAACAACCATATTACTAAAACTACTTTTGAGAGTAATTCGTACTAGGATCTAGCTGTAAAGTCAGTGTGTTGAACCAACTGTTAGGGTAAACATACACTGTAATTCATTTGATTTATTCCATTGCCCAGAAACCGAACTGTAATGCTTTGAAtgtaacttttcatttttgcttGAATTTGACATCATTTGTTGACAAACTCTGTAAAGGAACTGCAAGTTGAGGCTCGACTATAATAGGGCTAAGCGGCTTGTGTAACCTTTACCTCTACATTCATTAACAGAGATAATTGGGAACATGTTCCTTCATAATTCAATTTAGTTGTTCAATCCAAATTCCAAACCACTTTACATGCTTTTAAATCAAAGTCAATATCGTTTCTGCATTTCTCcaaattcaataaaaatgaaattacatCAATACAAAgagaatttttttcaaatatttggttACTAGGTTACTAAACATTTTTGAATGAGCACTGATTTGGGCAATCATATCATGTAAGAAAGTAATAAAAATCCAACACAAGTTTAAAGACCCTGTTGTTTGCATAAGAATCTGCATATTACATATGTAATGAAGAGGTGTGAGAATACTACATAAATCATTTAACATACCTTTGCAGCGAGCAAGTATGGAACCAAGGTACTGTTTGAGGATAAGTTGACTAACACCTTGCACACCTGTATCTGTCTGTCAGAGTGGCTATCCAACAGATTGTACAGACTTTGTACGACTCTTGTAAAACTTTCATGACAGTCCGTAGTCACAGATAAGTTGGTAAGTGACTGCAATGCTGCCACTGctaaagagttgtcttctcccaTGCACACATCTAAGAAAGGACCCACTAGACTCTGTAACATAAGAGATATTCAGAGATAAATGACTTTCTAGCaaggtaaatatttattaacctTTGGCATTGGGAGCAGATTCTGATAGTCTAggtttacaacaaaataattattctttGAAATGATTATATTAATCCTTACGGCAAATTGAAGTTGTCCACCCTCACTCAAAGAAAGGTTGTTGATGGCGTTGATGACGAGTATAGAAACCGATGTAGGCAAATCCTTGTGACTGCGAATTAGCCTACAAAGCTCTTCTCCAACTCCATTCTTTAGTAAGATAATCTGCAAAGAAAGTTTGTTTAGCAGGTAGTCAATAATAACAAGTATTTGAACTAAACAGTGATGCAGATGTCCCAAATATTCAAACAATTTGAAAGAATTTAGTTATACTAAAAGATATCGCATATAACCTTGAAAAAAACCAACTCTTGTTTTTTGTCCATTGACAGTGAAGTAAATTAAATATGGGGTTTACATAGGACCGAACTTACTAAAAAATTTACCGTCAAAGATCAGATGATGGAATATGATTCGATGATGGCATAAAATCAAAACGACTTGCTATTGATTTTACAAActtttgtacataaaataaaaacagcatcCAAGTGCAGACAATGCCACTTTAAAATCTATACAACCAATTCCCTAATATTATATACCTAGATTTGAAAAATGAGACATGCCTTTTCACATTTTAGGATTAAGAAAATGGTGCTTTACAAAAATCAGCTTGCATATAAGATATGATTTCTGTTTCGAGTACCTTATTTTCAGCAGTTGTCACAGACAGCTTTAGAACAAGCTGCAACCCGTCGATCAGTCCTTTCGTATCATCCCTTCTGAGCAATGATACAATCACAAGACAATCTGGAGGACCGATAACTCCTTGCAATATGTTGCTAAAGGCTTTACTGTAGCTTACAGCAGTCAGCAAAGCGTCTGCAGCCTGAAGTTGTTGCTGAGTTGCTTCATCACTAGTGTCAGCTGAAGCAGCTATCTCGCTCAATTCTGATATTATGAAAAATTATAGTCAAAGATAACAGGGTAAACAATCATGAGTAATAATAAATagatgaaaaagtaaaaaactaTTAACATGATTAAATGGGTATACAGTATCACAGAGCATACAAGTATCAAAGATTGCTAAAAAATTGAATATAAAACTAAATCATCTATAACAGTATGTACCACAGTGTAGTATATTCATGACAGTGTTGTGTACATTACGGCATAGTAGGTATCACAGTGCAATATGTATCACAGTGAAGTATACATCACGGAACATATCATTATCAGTATttctaaaaacaaatacaatgtatttaagATTGCAAACAGCCACTTAATGATGTAATGAAAAAAATGAGGAAAGGGCtagaaaaaaaaactataaattctAAGGAAAAAGTTCAATTTGGGAGCGCTTAGGAGAAACTATCAATTGTTCTTTTCGATCACATATAGGATAGTTTAGATGATCATCCTTAGTA
Above is a window of Watersipora subatra chromosome 3, tzWatSuba1.1, whole genome shotgun sequence DNA encoding:
- the LOC137391343 gene encoding uncharacterized protein isoform X3, translated to MAATKQRQFGFTFLLFIPLLAYWSYDTFVKWYTRKGIRQEQRGKELSEIAASADTSDEATQQQLQAADALLTAVSYSKAFSNILQGVIGPPDCLVIVSLLRRDDTKGLIDGLQLVLKLSVTTAENKIILLKNGVGEELCRLIRSHKDLPTSVSILVINAINNLSLSEGGQLQFASLVGPFLDVCMGEDNSLAVAALQSLTNLSVTTDCHESFTRVVQSLYNLLDSHSDRQIQRPECSFQLIEADDALRWLRFLVNISHIVLSEGITDMSLPTIYKAASPDTMYSFLYGVTNQSRLSNLLLYKRSRGDEELNQLHNELYKNINFRALSVPGS
- the LOC137391343 gene encoding armadillo repeat-containing protein 10-like isoform X1 produces the protein MAATKQRQFGFTFLLFIPLLAYWSYDTFVKWYTRKGIRQEQRGKELSEIAASADTSDEATQQQLQAADALLTAVSYSKAFSNILQGVIGPPDCLVIVSLLRRDDTKGLIDGLQLVLKLSVTTAENKIILLKNGVGEELCRLIRSHKDLPTSVSILVINAINNLSLSEGGQLQFASLVGPFLDVCMGEDNSLAVAALQSLTNLSVTTDCHESFTRVVQSLYNLLDSHSDRQIQVCKVLVNLSSNSTLVPYLLAAKRPECSFQLIEADDALRWLRFLVNISHIVLSEGITDMSLPTIYKAASPDTMYSFLYGVTNQSRLSNLLLYKRSRGDEELNQLHNELYKNINFRALSVPGS
- the LOC137391343 gene encoding armadillo repeat-containing protein 10-like isoform X2 translates to MAATKQRQFGFTFLLFIPLLAYWSYDTFVKWYTRKGIRQEQRELSEIAASADTSDEATQQQLQAADALLTAVSYSKAFSNILQGVIGPPDCLVIVSLLRRDDTKGLIDGLQLVLKLSVTTAENKIILLKNGVGEELCRLIRSHKDLPTSVSILVINAINNLSLSEGGQLQFASLVGPFLDVCMGEDNSLAVAALQSLTNLSVTTDCHESFTRVVQSLYNLLDSHSDRQIQVCKVLVNLSSNSTLVPYLLAAKRPECSFQLIEADDALRWLRFLVNISHIVLSEGITDMSLPTIYKAASPDTMYSFLYGVTNQSRLSNLLLYKRSRGDEELNQLHNELYKNINFRALSVPGS